Below is a window of Vibrio fortis DNA.
TCAACTGTGCCCTCTCCTTCCATGACAATATCGCCATCAGGGCTTGTGACAACCTGTTTGAACTCAGCACTAAAACCTGCGTTTAGCGCTAATCGGTTGCTCAGCTCTTCCTTTGGTGAAGCGAACACGGAAAAACTCATAAATAGAAGTGCGAGTGCTTTTTTCATTAATTATCCTGTTACAAGGTAAATCGGTCATAAGACTATGACCGATTATTAAGGGTTGAGTTCCTATCTACGCAATTAAGCGATTACTCTTTCGGCGGCGCCGGTGCTAATACTTCACGGTTACCATTGTGCCCTGGTGGACTCACAATTCCTTGAGCTTCTAACTGCTCAACAATACGAGCTGCGCGGTTATAGCCAATCTTAAAGCGTCGTTGAACGCCCGATACCGAACCGCGACGTGACTGAACCACATGCTCAACAACCTGATCAAACAGTGGGTCAACGTCTTCGTCGCCTTCCATCTTCTCTCCAGGAAGCAGGGTTTCAGGTGTCTGCTCACCATTGGTGATTTCATCAATATAGTTCGGCTTGCCGCGCGCTTTCCAGTCGTTAACGACAGCATGAACATCATCGTCCGATGCAAATGCACCGTGAACACGAATGGTATGGCTTGAACCAGGTGGTAAGTAAAGCATGTCACCCATGCCTAGCAGCGATTCTGCACCGCCCTGATCCAAGATAGTACGAGAGTCAGTTTTAGTCGATACCGTAAAGGCTACACGTGTTGGGATGTTAGCTTTAATCAAACCCGTGATGACATCAACCGACGGACGCTGCGTCGCTAGGATCAAGTGAATACCTGCTGCACGTGCTTTCTGAGCAAGACGCGCAATTAATTCTTCAACTTTCTTGCCGACTACCATCATTAAGTCAGCAAATTCATCGACAACAACAACGATATAAGGCAGTTTCTCTAGCAATGGTGGTTCCGGGTCCATACTGTCGCCCGCTTGCCACAATGGATCATGGATTGGGTGCCCTGCTTCTGCTGCCATCTTCAGCTTATCGTTGTAGCCCTTAATGTTACGTACACCCAAGGCTGACATCAGTTTGTAACGACGTTCCATTTCACCCACACACCAACGCAGCGCGTTTGATGCGTCTTTCATATCGGTCACTACTTCTGATAATAGATGTGGAATACCTTCATAGATAGAAAGCTCGAGCATTTTAGGGTCGATCATAATGAAGCGCAGATCTTCTGGTGTTGCCTTATACAACATACTCAAGATCATGACGTTCACACCTACCGATTTACCAGAACCTGTTGTACCAGCCACCAGCACGTGAGGCATCTTCGCGATATCAGCAATCACTGCTTCACCGGCAATGTCTTGTCCCATTACAACGGTTGTTGGCGATTTGGCATCAATAAACTGCTGGCTACCGACTACGTCTGAGAAGAACACCGTTTGACGGCTCATATTTGGCAACTCAAGCCCCACATAAGGCTTACCCGGAATCACTTCAACAACACGCACTGCCATCGCAGAGAGTGAACGAGCCAAGTCCATAGACAGGCTCGAGATACGGCTGACTTTCACACCCGGTGCAAGGTCAAGCTCGAATCGAGTAATCACAGGTCCTGGGAAGATATCGACAACCTCAGCTTTGATCTTGTAATCAGCCAGCTTCGATTCCACCAAACGAGCAATCTCTTCTAATGCGTCGCGGTCGATAAAGTTATCACGCTTCTCTGGGTGATAAAGCAACTCTAGCGTCGGCATCGGAGATGTTGGCTTAGGCAAGTTCGGCTCTTTTTGAACCAAGAACGGGTTTTGTGCTGCAGCCATATTCGCTTGCGCTTCAGAAACGATATTTTGGAACGCTGCAACATCTTGGTCTGGATGTGCCGGTTCTTCGTCCGTTACTTCTTCCCAAGGCAAGTCTATCGCAGGCTCTTCCGCTTGATGTTCGACTTGATGACCATTGTCAGAGATTGGCTCTTCGACTTCATCAACATGAGGCTCGTGTAATGGAGTCTCTTCAAATGTCACATCATCAGCTATTGCGCTTTCAACAACAGGTTGTTCGATGAACATAGGTTCTGGCACAACTTCTGGATCGGGCTCGGAGGTAAAAGAGACAGCTTCTGTTGGTTCACTGCTACGCATCGGTTCAGCATTAAACTCTGTCTCTTGTTCAACAGCAATACTTGGCTCTGGAGTAAATAGAGGCTCAGCTGGCTGCTCTTGCATGTACTCTTGGTAAGCAGCCTGCGAATGATGAGCTTCTGCTTGCGCTTGCTCAGCCAAGTCATCCTCATCCATCGCTGCGTGCTCTAGCTGCTCAATTGTCGCGTTAAGTTGTTTAGAACGTTCAACACCTTCTTCTAACGGCTCCTCCGGAGCACGATAAACAGGTTGAGGCTTTTCAACTGGCTTAGACGCTTCTACTGGTTGAGGCTCAACAACTTCTTGCTTAAACGCAACTGGCTCACTGACTTCCACTGTAGATGGCTTAACCGCAACTTCAGGCGCCTTCTCTGGCATATGAATATTGAAGTGACGCTTAGGCTCTGCCACCGGCGCTTCTACTTCTGGTTCAGTTGTTGCCGAGAAGTGTAGGCTCGGATCGCTCGTCAGTGGATCGTTTCGTTCTTCGACTTCTTCCGCAACGCCTTCAATCGGCGGATTTGAAGACTCAAGTTGCAGCTCATCATGCTGTTCTGTTTCTCTTAGCTCTGGCTCCATCACCTCTTGATCGTGACCTCGAATTTTATTTACAAGAGCGGTAAATAAACGAATAGCAGAGTCGCCTAGCCATTCAACAATACTAAGCCAAGAGATACCAGTAAGTAGCGTGAAACCTGCTCCCCATAAAAAGAGCAGAACTAATGTCGAACCTAGGACATTTAATGTTGGTAGAGCTAAGCTTGTTAATACATCACCAATCACACCACCTGATGAGAAGTACCAGATATCGTCAAAGTTGATATCAGCCAAACCACAACTGGTTAATAGAAGGATCGTGAGGCCGAGTAGACGCGTCCCCCACAACATAAAATCGATAGTTTCATCTTCATCACGTTTACGAAAAAGAACCCAAGCCGCTAACGTAACAAGAATCGGTAGAGGGTAAGCTAAAGATCCAAAAACAAAAAATAGGGTATCAGCCAACCAAGCACCAACGTAGCCGCCCGCATTTTGAATATCACCGCCCCAAGCCGTCTGAGACCAAGAAGGGTCTGCTGGGCTAAACGTCAGCAGTGCAACAGCCAGAAGAATTGAAAAGAGTACGCCTAAGATAAGACTGCACTCTTTTAAGCGTTGGGTACCCGTCAAACGAGAAGACTGAGGCTCTTCACTCGTTTTGATGATTGTTTCGACTTTGTTGCCGCTCTCTTTGAACATAAACCAGCTTTATATATATGTTTGATAAAAACTACTGTTGATTTAACCATATCAAACGGAAAAACCCAATTCCAGAAAGCAAGAAAGCGGAAACTAAGTTCCGCTTTCTTGCTGTTCGACCATCGATGATTAACGAGTTTTAATCACCAGCTGGTTGGTTTGTTTCACTTCTTCCATTACCACGTAAGTTCGAGTGTCGTTCACACCAGGTAGACGCAGTAGCGTGTCACCTAGAAGTTTACGATAAGCACCCATATCCGATACACGTGTTTTTAGAAGGTAGTCAAAGTCACCCGACACTAAATGACATTCTTGGATGTCGTCTAGTTTTTGAACGGCAGTGTTAAATTGTTCAAACACATCTGGCGCACCGCGGTTCAATGTGATTTCTACAAACACCAATAGTGATGCATCTAAGTACTGAGGATTAAGCAGCGCTGTATACCCTGTAATGTACCCTTGACGCTCCAAACGACGAACACGCTCAAGACACGGAGTCGGAGAGAGACCCACTCGTTTTGATAGTTCAACGTTCGAAATACGACCGTCTTTTTGCAACTCATTAAGAATGTTGCGGTCGATACGGTCTAGTTCCTTGGACGGCTTCTTATAGTTGTCTGCCATTTTTTATTCCACCTTATTACTTCCTTGCAAAAAAATATACTACAACTTTTTAATATTCAGTATCAAATTTTATCTCAACATATCTATACTAGATATTAATTCGACAGAATTACCCTACACACAGTTAATACAACTACTATAGATTATACAACCAAAATAAAATGAGGAGTCAGGATGATTATTGGCGTACCTAAGGAAATCAAAAACCACGAGTACCGTGTTGGTATGATCCCAGCTAGCGTGAGAGAACTAATCTCACATGGTCACCAAGTTTTTGTTGAAACCAATGCCGGTAATGGTATCGGTTTTTCAGACGATGATTACATCGCTGTAGGCGCATCCATTCTTCCTACTGCTGCTGACGTATTCGCGAAAGCAGATATGATTGTAAAGGTTAAAGAACCTCAAGCTGTCGAGCGAGCTATGCTTCGTGAAGGGCAAATATTATTTACTTATTTACACCTTGCACCAGATTTTCCACAAACTGAAGAGCTTATCAAGAGCAAAGCTGTCTGCGTAGCCTATGAGACTGTAACAGATAATATGGGTCGCTTGCCACTACTTGCGCCAATGTCTGAGGTTGCAGGTCGCATGTCTATTCAAGCGGGTGCACAAACTCTTGAAAAATCTCACGGCGGTCGTGGTCTTCTACTTGGCGGCGTTCCAGGTGTTGAGCCAGCAAAAGTTGTTGTTGTCGGCGGCGGCGTAGTAGGCGCTAACGCAGCTCGTATGGCTGTTGGTCTACGTGCTGACGTAACTATCCTAGATCGTAACGTTGATACACTTCGTCGCCTAGATGAAGAGTTCCAAGGTCGCGCAAAAGTGGTTTACTCTACTGAAGACGCTATCGAGAAGCACGTTCTAGAAGCTGACCTAGTTATCGGCGCTGTACTAATCCCAGGCGCAGCTGCTCCTAAACTAGTAACAAAAGAGCACATCGCTAAGATGAAGCCAGGCGCAGCTGTTGTTGACGTTGCAATCGACCAAGGTGGTTGTTTCGAGACTTCTCACGCAACAACACACGCGGAACCAACTTACATCGTTGACGACGTAGTTCACTACTGTGTTGCTAACATGCCAGGCGCTGTTGCTCGCACTTCAACATTCGCACTAAACAATGCAACACTTCCTTACATTGTTAAGCTAGCGAACAAAGGCTACCGTGAAGCTCTTCTAGAAGACAAAGGCTTCCTAGAAGGCCTAAACGTTATCCACGGTAAAGTAACTTGCAAAGAAGTTGCAGAAAGCTTTGACCTAGAATACGTAGACCCAGCTGAAGCTATCGCAATGTTCAACTAAGAACATTGATAGACAGTTTTGACTGATTAGAAATGTAAAAGCCAGCTTGATTCTTTTCAAGCTGGCTTTTTTATATCTTATAGCCGTCAATACTAGTTAGTGCTTACTTCACTTATCCACCTTCCAGCCTCGAATAAGAATATTACGTGGTGTGATATGTCTTTCACAGAACTGTTCAACCGACGTTTGGTAGCCCTGTTCTTCTAGGTAAAGCGCTCTATCCAAGGTTAACCACATCTCTAATGGTCTTCTAAACACTTGCTGTACCAAGCTAAGCCGTTCCATATTCCAAAAAAGCTGTTCCCCTAACCTTTCATAAAAATCAAAATCCAGCCCACTCGGCAAAGCTATCTCTTTTTGATTCGCAGCCCACCAGCAGAATGCTTCAAAGCCTTCGGCAAGCTCCGATTTTTTGATACTTGGTACTGGTAGATACTCTAAAACCCCAAGCTCACGCTTAAGTAACTGGCTAAAGCCTAATCGAAAACTCATCTCCAATTGACGATGCCTTTTAACACGCTCTCCGCCAGTGACAGTCTCCTGTAATGGAATTCGCAAATCGGACTTAGATAAAGAGAGTTGCGCAGATTGCGCTACGGTTGACATCGCTTGATAGCGTTCCGATTGAATCAAGTGATAACAACATGGCGAAATCGTAACCGCAGGAAGCGAATAATTTACAACCTTATTAAGCAAAGTCACGTGCAAGTCACCACAAGCATGAAGTGCCACTGCATGTTGATTGTGGTTAAACACCTTGTTTGCGTCTTCAGAGAAAGCGTCTCCTTGAACAAACTGCATCGGTAATTGCTGTACATCGGCAATCGCCTGACCACTGTCACACAAAGATTGTTGCCATTCAAAACTGGTCACGGGTTGTTTCGATTGCTGCGATAGAATCCGACCAAGAAACCCCTTACCAGAACACCACTCAAGCCATTCATTGCCCTTGTGATGACCCAATACGGCTTCACTCATCGACATGATTTGCTCAAGTTTCCGCCCAGGTATGCCTGTATCCGTTCCTTTGGGTAGATCTAACCCTTCTCGGTTTAATGTTGGTATCTGTATAACATCAACAATGTCATTTAAGTCGGGGAAAAATCCACCTAACTCTTCAGCCAAGGAATCAGGCTGATCTTTGTACACCTGAATTTGCTGTTCATCGAGTGACTGCAGCCAAGCAAACAAAGCCTCGTTGTAATGTCGCCACGGGAGCTCATCCTGTTGGCAAAGATGAAACGGTTCAGATCGCCAATAAACCTGATGTTGATAAAGAAAGGTATCGAGAGTTTGGAATTTAGATTGCATGTGGCCCCCTATAATGGAAGGGATTGTAGGTGGAACCCACACAAATAGGAAGTAGTGGTGAAGAGTTGAAAGAAAACAGGCCTACTCAAAGAGTAGGCCTGTAAGTAATCTTAGCTATCTTACTGGGAGCTCGATGTCTTTGAACATCTCTTCAATTTCTTCGTTAGACTTCAAAGAAATCGCCTGTTCAACGACAGGGCGCGTTAAATGTGGTGCAAAACGCTCCATGAAATCATACATGTATGAACGTAAGAACGTACCACGACGGAAGCCAATGCTGGTTGTACTTGCGCCGAATAAATGACTAGCGTCTATTGCGACCAAATCCGTATCTTGCTCGGCATCTATCGCCATACTCGCAATAACGCCAACACCGATGCCCATACGTACGTAAGTTTTGATCACATCGGCATCAGTCGCTGTAAATACAACGCGTGGTGTTAATCCAACCTTGTTAAAGGCGGTATCCAGTTCTGAACGACCAGTAAAGCCGAATACATACGTCACCAAAGAGTATGCTGCTAAGTCTTCGATGGTTACGTTCTGTTTTTGGGCTAGCGGGTGATCTTTCGTCACTACGATTGAGCGATTCCAGTGGTAACACGGCAGCATGATTGCATCTTGATAGAGATGAAGTGCTTCTGTCGCAATCGCGAAGTTAGCCGTTCCTTTAGCGACCGCTTCTGACATCTGACTAGGCGTACCTTGGTGCATGTGAAGCGATACCTTGGGATAACGAGCTGTGAAGCCTTTAATCACATCAGGCAGTGCATAACGAGCTTGTGTGTGAGTGGTTGAGATATTCAGAGTACCCATTTCTGGATGAGTATGTTCTCCAGCCACCGCTTTGATACTCTCTACACGGGCAAGAATTTCTTGCGAGATACGAACAATATCTTCACCCGCTTGCGTCACTTGAGTTAAGTGCTTACCGCTACGTTCAAAGATCTGAATACCTAGCTCATCTTCAAGTAAACGAACCTGCTTACTGATGCCCGGCTGAGAAGTGTAGAGACTCTCAGCCGTCGCCGACACATTTAGATTGTGGTTGACTACTTCAACAATGTACTTCAGTTGTTGTAACTTCATCGGTGACCTCGTAATCCTTTACTCATTTCAGTGCTAACTTATTAAAAAAGTGAGCGAGTTAAACTTAGTAAATATAATAATTAGTTATAACGTCTTACAGGCGAAAATGATAGAAAAATTGAGTTTTTATAGAGCTTGATATGAAACCGTCACCACTCGTTTGTAATCCATCCCTCATTATCAATAAATAGTTTTCACTTTTTGATTACGTGGCTGCATGAACAAGAGATAATCACAAATCACGATTTACAAGCCAGATAAGCGATTTACGGGTGTAGATACTCTATGGAATCGTGTATCCTCTGAAGTTAGCGATAGAACACAACAAGCAGACGCAATTATATGAATATTGGTTTAATTATTGCCTTAGTAGCCATTCTTTTGGTGTTGGTATTGGGCTACAACATCATGCTTCAGTACAAAGTTAAGGTGGAAACAGCGAAGAAACAGGAATCTTCTCGTTATTTGACCATTATCGATGGAACGGAAGAACTGATTGGTAACGCGCATCACATGCCGTTTAGCCAAGACCTGCTAGTGTGTTTAAACACACGAATCCTCGACTCGCTTGAAAACATGTATCAGCTGGACCCAAAGAACAAACAGCTCGCTCAGCGTATTGAGAGTGTGAAGCAACAAATCACTCAGCTCAAAGAGAATTACCAAGGTGGCGAAAGCACGGCTTTCCGTGTACCGAGTAGCGATAAGCAAGCCATCATGATGCTGAAGTTGGTTAAGCGCCTGCGCGACACAATTCGTAGTGAACACAACAAAGGCCGTTTCGAGACTCAAGCGTACGTTGCAGAGAATGCTCGTCTAGAGACAATCCAGATTCGAATCAACATCGAGAACGTAATTAAACGTGCGAACGACTCAATTGCTCGCGGTCAGCCTGGCACAGCCATTCAACTGCTACGCAAGGGCATCGACGCACTGACCACGAAAAACGATCCATATTCAAATCAGGCTCGCGAAAAGCTACAAGAGATGCTTAACGACCTTGATCAAAAGCGCCAAGATCGCAACGCACAAGAACTTCAACAAATGGAGTCAAAAGAACGCGAAGACGATATGGATGCACTATTTGGTCAGAAGAAGAAGTGGTAACAACTCCACTAAGAAACGACTTTCTATAAAAGGCTACCCACGGGTAGCCTTCTTCGTTTTTAGTATATGGCGTTCTAACCACAGCAAACAATATCAGTGACACATTCGATCATTACACACCACACAGTGAGCCATTATTGCAAGTTGTATCTACATGACGGGTTCTACTTCTACTTGGATTCTCTTACCACCAATTTCGGGTACAAAAAAAGCCCTATCGGGCTTTTTATCGTTAGTTAACTTTAAGTGAGCACTCTGTTTAGGCGACTAAACCACGTACGAAGGTTTTAATCTCTTCGTCCTGACAATGTTCAAAGAAACATTCTTGGAATCGCAGACCAGAAACAGCCGTTTTGAGTAGTTCAACATCAATAGCACGAAGTGTGTCTAAATAATTGTCTTTTGAAGTCGCAGCCTTGATGCTGTTCAGAATGTTTGCGTTTTCTTGCTGCGGAGCACGACGTTCAATAGGGTAACCTTCACCACGATTACCAGTAAATGCTTTCTCAAAAATGTAACGAGCATTCAGTTCCGCAGCCCAGCCAAAGCCCTTGGCAAATGCAAGAGAAATGGCATTGCCATTGTTAATCTGATTGAAAAGGAATGCATCCGAAGGATCTAAACAGTAACCACACACAACATTTGGGTGTGCATTGAGAGATAACATCGCACCTTGCCCAGTACCACAACCAGTCACGATAAAATCGACAGCTTTTGAATTTATCAGTAAGCTCGCCATGATACCGAGGTGAATGTACGTCAAATGATGATCGTGTTCGTCATTCATACCTACGTTATAAACCGTATGGTTTTGCTGTTCTGCAACAGATGTTAGCTCATCCCAAATAGTTGCATTCTTAGCTGCTTGGCTATTTTCCATCATTAACGCAATTTTCATTTTCTTACCTTTAATACGATTTCACCTGATCACCATATAGTCTTTTAATGGTAATTAGATTTACAACGATCAATGTCGACTCTAGCAATACTCCACCAATTGAGCCAACAAATATATTATTTACAAGCCAAAGAATAGAACCTAAAAGAAGCCCAACCCTTAATAAGACACCTTGCAACATAAATATTGAATAAGTCCCTATACACATACCAAGAAAACCAAACATTTCATAGGGCTTTGACATGTATGAGCTACTCAATATAGCGCCCACTAAAATAAAAACAGACGCTATATATTTAGATTTTGTATAGATAGAGACAAATGTTCTTAAAACAGAAATAAAAGAACTCAGAGCGGAAACTAAAGCACCTAGAAATAGAAAGTGAATCATATGATTGATATAGAATACAATCATCAGCTTCTTTAACTTTCTATCGTCTTTCTGAAAAAAGAAAGACACACCTAAAATATAACTCAATATTCCAAGTAACTGCCCTACTTCTTCAGTCCTTAATTCCATACGATTTTCTAGCGAGCTAACCAGCCACCGTCAACAGCCAGTGTATATCCATTAACGTATGCCGCAGCATCAGAAGACAAGAATACTACTGGACCTGCAACATCTTGTGGCGTACCCCAGCGCTCTGCAGGAATGCGCTCTAAAATTTCAGAGTTACGTTTCTCATCAGCACGAAGAGCTGCTGTGTTGTCGGTCGCCATGTAACCTGGTGCAATCGCATTAACATTAATCCCATGCTTAGCCCATTCATTTGCCATAAGACGAGTCACACCCATAACACCACTCTTCGAAGCTGTGTAAGATGGCACGCGAATACCACCTTGAAACGAAAGCATTGATGCGACATTGATGATTTTGCCGCCTTCACCCTGGGCAATGAACTGTTTAGCTACAGCTTGAGACATAAAGAACAATGATTTGATATTAATATCCATAACATCATCCCAGTCTTGCTCTGTAAATTCGATAGCATCATTACGACGAATAATACCTGCATTATTTACAAGAATATCGATACGACCTAGCTCAGTCACTGCCTTGTCGATCACCGTCGGAATATCATCTAGCTTCATCAGATTGGCGCGTACATCGACGAACTTACGACCCTCAGCTTCAATTAGAGAACGAGTTTCTGTCGGCTCCGAAATGTTGACACCAACAATATCACAGCCAGCTTGTGCTAAGCCTAATGCCATGCCTTGACCAAGGCCTGTATTACAACCAGTTACGATAGCGACTTTGCCTGTAAGGTTAAATGTATTTGCAATCATGTTTATTCCTTTATCTTGTCAAAGCAACCTAGAATATTAAGTAACTTTTTCTACATCATTAATTTAATTTTAATTTACTAATACTGTATATATTGGTCAAACCGTTTATATTAATAGTTTCATTTTTTACATGACATAACGTTTTTTTAGAGTACACATAGAATATATGTACAAACAGACAACTTGGTAATTGCAACTCTATTCATCGATGATATTAAAGTTGAGAATCTAAATTTTCACTTTAGACACACCCTAAAAAAAAGGCTTAGGTATCCCTAAGCCCTAAAAAAATTTCATTTTTACAACGAGATTTTGGTCACGCAACTCATCATTGGCACACTCCCTTTAGTCGAACTAGCTCCATTCCAAATGTACTTTTCACCGCCTGATCCATCTTGTGACTTATCAACTGAAGACCATGATTGGCCAACGGTAAAGCCTTTGTTGATCAATGTCGCTGAGCCATAACCTGCAACGAATGTTCTAATTTTAGTCACATTGTCTAAATCCGTTTGTGACTGCTCTTTGTCTGAGTTAGAAACAAGCGGCCAGCCTGTCGCAGCAGACAGTCGACTTTCATCAGTACTGGTCAAAGGTTTGACTTTAAAACCAAGAGACGCAATACCGTCATAGTTAGAGAGCGTTTCTCCATTTTCTGATTTCACCAGAGTGTTCTTAGCATAAATATTTAAGGCCGTTTTATTTGCTTCTGGAGTTATCGACATCGTCGCGTCAAAAATAGGCACTGACCAATCATAACCATCGCTCTTTAGATCTAGGCAAGACAACAAGGCATCTTCTTGATGGCCAGCAGGAGTTGGGTCATAAGAACCACTCGCATAAGTTTGCTGAATAAACTGTGCCCAGTCGATACCATTGACGTTACTAAAATATGTTGTACCTGTGAGTGCATTACCTTCATGCAGAGTTAATGGGCGGTGGTGCAAAAACTCATAGTCATCATCTTTCGCTATAGGCAACACTTTTACTGGTGCGATGCCACGAAATACTTCAGAACTGACACCAGCCTGAGTAAACTCTAGAGCGTCCGACACAGAGACTTGCTCGCTCATGTCAAGGCAAGTTGGAGATGTCGCGTCTTTAATATCCAGACACACGCGAACCTCTTTACCGATAAAGTCATTCGCATCGGGGCTGACATTGGTGATATCTAGTGGGTCATCATCGGAGACGAACTTATCCCAACTCCAGTCACTAATTCCACCTCGTCGCTCAGAACTAACACCGGCTTTTTCCCATACAGTCTTCGACAAAAACGCGGCTCGCAAGCCTTGTACGGGCGCGATTTCGAACTCTCGACCAGCATGCAACAGCTCTGAATTCGTTGGTGTAGAATTGTCTGCAAGCGTTCTCAGTTCATCCGCAGCAACACTGTGATTGACATCGACATACCATTTAGCAGAATTAGCGCCATCTATGAGGTCATAGCCATAGACGTCAATAGTCAACTGTTTGAGGTATTCCATCTCACCAGAAATATCGATGCCAAATACATCCGTGCCGGAGCACACTTGTGACCCTGTCGTTTCGTTTTCAGTTGTTGGTGTAACACAAAATTCAACTCTATAACTTAAGTCTGAGTCTTCAATGGTATAGTCGCATGACGTTTTACCATCAGAAAAATCACACATCTTGATCACTTCTGGTTCATTAGTAGTAAAAGTAGAGATTGAGCTTGTTTTGCTTACCGCCGCAACGCGCTGCCAGTAAGCTGGACTACTACCCTCTTTACTCGTCTCCCCATTACCGACTTCATTATCAAGACCAGGTTCAAATACATAGGTCGCAGTTAGCACTTCACCTGTTTGTACCGGCACTGTATTGACTTGTCCATCTTCTATCGTTTCGCCACCAAAAGAGACCTGTGCACTTGCTTCAGGCGTTTCCTCACGATACGCAGGTAGAATTTCAACAGCATCGGCGCAAACAACTTCGCCTTCAGTATTTGCACCGATAGTTTCCAAGGTTCGTGGCGTCACACAATATTTTAAATACTGTCCCACCCAAGTCGGATCAATCAACAATGTTGGTGTCACCTCCCCGTCTATAGCGATATCATCTAAAAACCATGCTAAATCAGACGTCACTTCACGAGCATGCTCGCCATTCGCATCGTCAGAAACTTGGTACACTGCGGTGACTGAATTATCGATTCTAACTAAATTGGATAACGGCTGATAACTAGCTACAAAAGGGGCTTCAAAGTCGGCGACTGGAGAGTCTGCAACAAAACAGGCTTGAGTACCTTGGTTATGGTTACCCGCATTAGACTTTGGTGTCACGCATAACTCGGCGACTTCTCCCCCAACATCATCGAATGTCGATAACTCAAAGGTTGCTATACCGGTATCAACATC
It encodes the following:
- a CDS encoding DNA translocase FtsK; its protein translation is MFKESGNKVETIIKTSEEPQSSRLTGTQRLKECSLILGVLFSILLAVALLTFSPADPSWSQTAWGGDIQNAGGYVGAWLADTLFFVFGSLAYPLPILVTLAAWVLFRKRDEDETIDFMLWGTRLLGLTILLLTSCGLADINFDDIWYFSSGGVIGDVLTSLALPTLNVLGSTLVLLFLWGAGFTLLTGISWLSIVEWLGDSAIRLFTALVNKIRGHDQEVMEPELRETEQHDELQLESSNPPIEGVAEEVEERNDPLTSDPSLHFSATTEPEVEAPVAEPKRHFNIHMPEKAPEVAVKPSTVEVSEPVAFKQEVVEPQPVEASKPVEKPQPVYRAPEEPLEEGVERSKQLNATIEQLEHAAMDEDDLAEQAQAEAHHSQAAYQEYMQEQPAEPLFTPEPSIAVEQETEFNAEPMRSSEPTEAVSFTSEPDPEVVPEPMFIEQPVVESAIADDVTFEETPLHEPHVDEVEEPISDNGHQVEHQAEEPAIDLPWEEVTDEEPAHPDQDVAAFQNIVSEAQANMAAAQNPFLVQKEPNLPKPTSPMPTLELLYHPEKRDNFIDRDALEEIARLVESKLADYKIKAEVVDIFPGPVITRFELDLAPGVKVSRISSLSMDLARSLSAMAVRVVEVIPGKPYVGLELPNMSRQTVFFSDVVGSQQFIDAKSPTTVVMGQDIAGEAVIADIAKMPHVLVAGTTGSGKSVGVNVMILSMLYKATPEDLRFIMIDPKMLELSIYEGIPHLLSEVVTDMKDASNALRWCVGEMERRYKLMSALGVRNIKGYNDKLKMAAEAGHPIHDPLWQAGDSMDPEPPLLEKLPYIVVVVDEFADLMMVVGKKVEELIARLAQKARAAGIHLILATQRPSVDVITGLIKANIPTRVAFTVSTKTDSRTILDQGGAESLLGMGDMLYLPPGSSHTIRVHGAFASDDDVHAVVNDWKARGKPNYIDEITNGEQTPETLLPGEKMEGDEDVDPLFDQVVEHVVQSRRGSVSGVQRRFKIGYNRAARIVEQLEAQGIVSPPGHNGNREVLAPAPPKE
- the lrp gene encoding leucine-responsive transcriptional regulator Lrp; protein product: MADNYKKPSKELDRIDRNILNELQKDGRISNVELSKRVGLSPTPCLERVRRLERQGYITGYTALLNPQYLDASLLVFVEITLNRGAPDVFEQFNTAVQKLDDIQECHLVSGDFDYLLKTRVSDMGAYRKLLGDTLLRLPGVNDTRTYVVMEEVKQTNQLVIKTR
- the ald gene encoding alanine dehydrogenase — its product is MIIGVPKEIKNHEYRVGMIPASVRELISHGHQVFVETNAGNGIGFSDDDYIAVGASILPTAADVFAKADMIVKVKEPQAVERAMLREGQILFTYLHLAPDFPQTEELIKSKAVCVAYETVTDNMGRLPLLAPMSEVAGRMSIQAGAQTLEKSHGGRGLLLGGVPGVEPAKVVVVGGGVVGANAARMAVGLRADVTILDRNVDTLRRLDEEFQGRAKVVYSTEDAIEKHVLEADLVIGAVLIPGAAAPKLVTKEHIAKMKPGAAVVDVAIDQGGCFETSHATTHAEPTYIVDDVVHYCVANMPGAVARTSTFALNNATLPYIVKLANKGYREALLEDKGFLEGLNVIHGKVTCKEVAESFDLEYVDPAEAIAMFN
- a CDS encoding SAM-dependent methyltransferase; protein product: MQSKFQTLDTFLYQHQVYWRSEPFHLCQQDELPWRHYNEALFAWLQSLDEQQIQVYKDQPDSLAEELGGFFPDLNDIVDVIQIPTLNREGLDLPKGTDTGIPGRKLEQIMSMSEAVLGHHKGNEWLEWCSGKGFLGRILSQQSKQPVTSFEWQQSLCDSGQAIADVQQLPMQFVQGDAFSEDANKVFNHNQHAVALHACGDLHVTLLNKVVNYSLPAVTISPCCYHLIQSERYQAMSTVAQSAQLSLSKSDLRIPLQETVTGGERVKRHRQLEMSFRLGFSQLLKRELGVLEYLPVPSIKKSELAEGFEAFCWWAANQKEIALPSGLDFDFYERLGEQLFWNMERLSLVQQVFRRPLEMWLTLDRALYLEEQGYQTSVEQFCERHITPRNILIRGWKVDK
- the cysB gene encoding HTH-type transcriptional regulator CysB — protein: MKLQQLKYIVEVVNHNLNVSATAESLYTSQPGISKQVRLLEDELGIQIFERSGKHLTQVTQAGEDIVRISQEILARVESIKAVAGEHTHPEMGTLNISTTHTQARYALPDVIKGFTARYPKVSLHMHQGTPSQMSEAVAKGTANFAIATEALHLYQDAIMLPCYHWNRSIVVTKDHPLAQKQNVTIEDLAAYSLVTYVFGFTGRSELDTAFNKVGLTPRVVFTATDADVIKTYVRMGIGVGVIASMAIDAEQDTDLVAIDASHLFGASTTSIGFRRGTFLRSYMYDFMERFAPHLTRPVVEQAISLKSNEEIEEMFKDIELPVR